From Gimesia panareensis, the proteins below share one genomic window:
- the lgt gene encoding prolipoprotein diacylglyceryl transferase has translation MNPLIAYLQWDINRVLFEIGPIKIRYYGLFFTAGFICGYLLLRWIFRTEKRNVDDVESLLIYMVLGTIIGARLGHCLFYHPLEYLSDPIRFLQIWRGGLASHGAAVGITLSAWLYSRKHPDQPLLWLLDRLSIPVALAGFFIRIGNFFNSEILGRTTDVPWAVVFKDGLLLSKEEQLLPRHPVMLYESFCYGCIFLLLLLVYRKYKAQTPRGLLIGLFFITVFSARFVLEFFKLRQAAFAENLPLSVGQMLSIPLVIAGVALLLYRRPAPPLEEELPSETPQEPAQKG, from the coding sequence GTGAATCCATTGATTGCCTATCTGCAGTGGGACATCAATCGTGTCCTGTTTGAAATCGGTCCGATTAAGATCCGTTACTACGGACTCTTTTTTACCGCCGGCTTCATCTGCGGCTACCTGCTGCTCCGCTGGATCTTTCGTACCGAAAAACGCAACGTAGATGATGTCGAATCGCTGCTGATCTACATGGTGCTGGGGACCATTATCGGAGCCCGGCTCGGGCATTGTCTGTTCTATCATCCGCTGGAATATCTCAGCGACCCGATTCGCTTTCTGCAGATCTGGCGCGGGGGACTGGCCAGTCACGGGGCTGCCGTCGGGATTACCCTCTCCGCCTGGCTGTATTCACGCAAACACCCGGATCAGCCGCTGCTCTGGCTGCTGGACCGGCTTTCGATTCCGGTCGCTCTGGCCGGCTTCTTCATCCGCATCGGGAACTTTTTTAACTCGGAAATTCTGGGCAGAACCACCGACGTGCCCTGGGCGGTCGTCTTTAAAGATGGCCTGTTACTCAGTAAAGAAGAACAACTGCTTCCACGCCACCCGGTGATGCTTTACGAATCCTTCTGCTATGGGTGTATCTTCCTGCTCCTGCTGCTGGTCTATCGCAAGTACAAAGCACAAACGCCCCGCGGTCTGTTGATCGGGCTCTTCTTCATCACGGTCTTCTCCGCCCGTTTTGTGCTGGAGTTCTTTAAGCTCCGCCAGGCTGCCTTCGCGGAAAATCTGCCCCTCAGTGTTGGTCAGATGCTGAGTATTCCACTCGTGATTGCGGGGGTCGCCCTGCTGCTTTACCGCCGACCAGCCCCTCCGCTGGAAGAAGAATTACCGTCAGAGACGCCTCAGGAACCCGCCCAAAAGGGGTAA
- a CDS encoding RNA polymerase sigma factor, which translates to MALTDIDKNLLKRCIAEEPGAWKDFVDRFIGLFTHVIHHTAHARSIRVTDNDIDDLLSEVFLVLLANDYRVLRNFRGHSSLATYLTVISRRVIVKKMVERRMAEALGHVATTSRLERVSDEPSRQQQMIDDQEEIQNMIRQLPPADAQIVEQYHLQGKSYQQISSDLDIPENSIGPTLSRARSRMRENKSRTRTL; encoded by the coding sequence GTGGCTCTCACGGATATTGATAAAAATTTGCTCAAACGCTGCATAGCGGAAGAGCCGGGTGCATGGAAAGACTTCGTAGACCGGTTCATTGGCCTGTTTACACATGTGATTCATCACACCGCTCATGCCCGCAGTATTCGTGTGACTGACAACGACATTGATGATCTGTTGTCAGAAGTCTTCCTCGTCTTACTGGCCAACGATTACCGTGTACTCCGCAATTTTCGTGGCCACAGCTCCCTCGCGACCTATCTGACCGTGATCTCGCGACGGGTAATTGTAAAAAAAATGGTCGAGCGCCGGATGGCTGAAGCTCTAGGGCATGTCGCCACGACTTCCCGGCTCGAACGTGTCTCCGATGAACCCTCCCGTCAGCAGCAGATGATTGATGATCAGGAGGAGATCCAGAACATGATCCGCCAGCTGCCTCCCGCGGACGCCCAGATTGTGGAGCAGTATCATCTGCAGGGAAAGTCCTACCAGCAGATTAGCAGTGATCTGGACATTCCGGAAAACTCGATCGGCCCCACGCTGTCACGCGCTCGCAGCCGCATGCGGGAAAATAAATCCCGGACACGCACGCTTTAA
- a CDS encoding gamma-glutamylcyclotransferase family protein, whose protein sequence is MPADSHTLIFVYGTLKRGFCRASFLADQQFLNDALTVPHYALFDCGDYPALVKDHIEGSRIHGELWRVDPQGLALLDQVEGVSEQLYARESIELESPVVSATVQAYFYLRDVSRLPRLGDRWTRQT, encoded by the coding sequence ATGCCTGCTGACTCGCATACTCTGATTTTTGTCTATGGCACTCTGAAACGGGGGTTTTGTCGTGCTTCGTTTCTGGCAGACCAGCAGTTTCTGAATGACGCGCTCACCGTCCCCCATTATGCGCTCTTTGATTGTGGCGATTATCCCGCCCTGGTCAAGGATCATATCGAGGGTTCTCGGATCCATGGTGAACTCTGGCGCGTCGATCCGCAGGGGCTGGCGCTCCTCGATCAGGTGGAAGGGGTCTCGGAGCAACTCTATGCCCGCGAGTCTATTGAGCTGGAGTCGCCTGTCGTCTCAGCCACCGTACAGGCTTACTTTTATCTGCGAGACGTTTCCCGTCTGCCGCGCCTGGGAGATCGCTGGACCAGGCAGACTTGA
- a CDS encoding glycosyltransferase family 39 protein, translating into MNTVLPRIISGAVACAAGLGLWEIVHLKGTLLFQRFSLSSLAAACCVIVGVLGIAGCLAADHFWKSVLPVVMRFREQITASRKPLDHWSGSLLLSFSLIVYFVAMLTLLPQQPLPEGNDQAAFLTQARTVQEAGGAAGLLQQLFAGEYTEANQHPLYVAILSYFPDYEAGKRFSAMCGLAALLLFSFGIARLYGNVVGGLTGLLLAVNAAWCRLTGQVVCEGLLLLFVAGLWLVVLRIPDDRTSETRSRFLWIGAGLLLGLAWLTKGTALVLLLGVLLWRVSYAIDWRRCIPVRFKTESAQTETEVRTISWKQALLSLALVFGSFIMIASPLLVRNARVYGSPTFNANSYLLFEDEFTEPHALIEQRGSIGSAARHYWQTHTITQMVKREVKGLAWQIFIFLRGLGPLPFNEGRLFFGLLMFPFLLAGLLAETGPARRLYLIWMLLFWLAFAWYLPIAAGERFLMPLLLPTLGFVSLGIVRVGQLLVQRRTT; encoded by the coding sequence ATGAACACGGTACTGCCACGCATCATCTCAGGAGCGGTCGCCTGTGCCGCCGGTCTGGGACTGTGGGAAATCGTGCATCTCAAAGGCACGCTGCTCTTTCAGCGTTTTTCGCTCTCCTCGCTGGCAGCCGCCTGTTGTGTGATCGTGGGCGTCCTGGGAATTGCGGGTTGTCTGGCAGCGGATCATTTCTGGAAATCGGTACTGCCCGTCGTGATGCGGTTCAGGGAACAGATTACTGCGTCACGGAAACCGCTGGATCACTGGTCGGGGAGCCTGTTGCTCTCATTTTCGCTGATCGTCTATTTCGTGGCGATGCTCACTCTGCTGCCTCAACAACCTTTGCCCGAGGGAAATGACCAGGCAGCGTTTCTCACTCAGGCGCGCACGGTTCAGGAAGCTGGGGGCGCTGCGGGTCTGCTCCAGCAGCTTTTTGCAGGTGAGTATACCGAAGCCAATCAACACCCGCTCTACGTGGCGATCCTCTCGTACTTTCCCGACTATGAAGCGGGAAAACGTTTCTCGGCGATGTGCGGGCTGGCGGCCCTGCTGCTGTTCTCCTTTGGAATTGCCCGGTTGTATGGCAATGTCGTGGGGGGACTGACCGGATTGCTGCTGGCGGTCAACGCGGCCTGGTGCCGACTGACAGGACAGGTGGTCTGTGAAGGATTGCTGCTGTTATTTGTCGCGGGACTCTGGCTGGTTGTCTTACGCATCCCCGATGATCGGACGAGTGAAACGCGGTCGCGCTTCCTCTGGATCGGTGCGGGGCTGCTGCTGGGACTGGCCTGGCTGACCAAGGGTACCGCACTGGTGCTGCTGTTGGGAGTTTTGCTCTGGCGCGTCTCGTATGCCATCGACTGGCGGCGGTGCATCCCGGTCCGGTTCAAAACGGAGTCTGCGCAAACAGAAACGGAAGTCCGAACGATCTCCTGGAAACAGGCGTTGCTCAGCCTGGCGCTGGTGTTCGGGAGTTTTATCATGATCGCATCTCCCCTGCTGGTGCGAAATGCGCGCGTGTATGGCAGTCCGACGTTTAATGCCAATTCGTATCTGCTCTTCGAAGATGAGTTCACGGAGCCGCACGCCCTGATCGAGCAACGGGGATCGATAGGCAGTGCTGCCAGGCACTACTGGCAGACGCATACCATCACGCAGATGGTTAAGCGGGAAGTAAAAGGACTGGCGTGGCAGATTTTTATTTTTCTGCGCGGCCTGGGCCCCCTGCCCTTTAATGAGGGGCGCTTGTTCTTCGGACTGCTGATGTTTCCTTTTCTGCTGGCAGGACTGCTGGCAGAAACAGGACCAGCGCGACGATTGTACCTGATCTGGATGCTGTTGTTCTGGCTGGCGTTCGCCTGGTATCTGCCGATCGCCGCCGGAGAACGCTTCCTGATGCCATTGCTGCTGCCGACACTCGGATTCGTCAGCCTGGGGATCGTGCGCGTGGGTCAGTTGCTCGTTCAACGACGCACGACCTGA
- a CDS encoding carboxylesterase family protein, whose translation MQTLRTRFLFAFHTALIVCCLALLSTGPALQAQTKSAAKEPASTAPVKTGFVNAVFKDKAGEHRYVVFVPHDYSPAKKYPVILFLHGAGERGNDGLKQTQVGLGPMIKQQEKTFPFIVVFPQAEDMKERLLEGWLADSPDGKRALQILNQVMQNYSVNSNRQILTGWSMGGYGAWSMAAAFPNRWSAVAPLSGGGKTAWASELKDVPIWAFHGAQDRVVLPEESEQMIDAIKKAGGQPRFTLVPDVGHDVWKVAYTKPLFDWMQNPTLQIDPSAPLLVKPDRKLPAEVDSETPFVPALIINDAVSVRLGNRFLQSLADAVPSMVPPDMLEGNIADINDWTTAQGRDFSVQFSGISYKGELARAAVEAYAAGTLNIQLGIQNVDLYISNTYVTGNRHAAVAGPISVSIGHQRPVWLSFDVQPYIQGQSLKLKLLRTRFTIPQNNWYVSGPAGVSTRGIGMTAEKVSSGLIDGIYGSKGRIEAEVKAIVPGLVDELEKQLNFSEASQVVDAVWPLPVYHPRIKLWPREVVTDIQGVSLNFGLTVASLDATKPSAGVKQINAFGTSVNKIPKVTELQVGVAPGILKPLTEMLVEDDVARIPVLDIPGHSFDPLADAKTLQQVFPDLKQYGDDIKIWSELVLTRPIQVEDSNKPKSASDDPFRFVVPRAAISMAIKKSAADKNWTPYAEFSLSLSQDVDPEIFDQSFSKRAIRLDWEGDSRIGGLARFAPDYKPQDKNIDQAKLRLLVQAAWDGWTKQGPASVAEIPDIELGFGRYRIQQVKWAAPQLLATFSVPELKITNNTKQEIEYELKSPYSDWGGPYKLKPGDSHVFDAAMPLTYRRKIDGQMHVFTLASGSHFEFLPEKDHPEGVLYEASDN comes from the coding sequence ATGCAAACTCTCCGAACTCGCTTCCTGTTTGCGTTCCACACCGCTCTGATCGTCTGTTGCCTGGCTCTGCTGTCAACAGGCCCCGCGTTACAGGCTCAAACCAAATCGGCCGCGAAAGAGCCGGCCAGCACCGCTCCCGTCAAAACCGGTTTTGTAAATGCCGTCTTCAAAGACAAAGCGGGCGAACATCGCTACGTGGTCTTTGTACCGCACGATTACTCTCCGGCTAAGAAATATCCGGTCATCCTGTTTCTGCACGGTGCCGGGGAACGGGGCAATGACGGCCTCAAGCAGACCCAGGTCGGACTGGGCCCGATGATCAAACAGCAGGAAAAAACATTTCCGTTCATCGTCGTCTTTCCCCAGGCGGAGGACATGAAAGAACGGCTGCTCGAAGGCTGGCTCGCCGATTCTCCGGACGGCAAACGGGCACTGCAGATTCTCAATCAGGTGATGCAGAACTATTCAGTCAATTCCAATCGGCAGATCCTCACCGGCTGGTCGATGGGCGGCTATGGCGCCTGGAGCATGGCGGCTGCCTTCCCGAATCGCTGGTCTGCGGTCGCTCCCCTGTCTGGTGGAGGAAAAACGGCATGGGCGTCTGAACTCAAAGACGTCCCCATCTGGGCTTTTCATGGTGCCCAGGATCGTGTCGTGCTGCCTGAGGAATCAGAACAGATGATCGACGCCATTAAAAAAGCAGGCGGTCAGCCGCGGTTCACCCTCGTCCCCGATGTTGGCCACGATGTGTGGAAAGTCGCTTATACCAAACCTTTGTTCGACTGGATGCAGAATCCCACACTGCAGATTGACCCTTCGGCACCACTGCTGGTGAAGCCGGACCGCAAACTCCCGGCTGAAGTCGACAGTGAAACGCCGTTCGTACCCGCGCTGATCATTAACGATGCCGTCTCAGTCCGGCTGGGAAATCGCTTCCTGCAGTCACTTGCTGATGCCGTTCCCAGTATGGTTCCCCCGGATATGCTGGAAGGAAATATCGCCGATATCAACGACTGGACCACCGCCCAGGGCCGCGACTTCAGCGTGCAGTTCTCCGGAATCTCCTACAAAGGGGAACTGGCTCGCGCTGCGGTAGAAGCCTACGCTGCAGGGACGTTGAACATTCAGCTCGGCATCCAGAATGTCGATCTCTATATCAGCAACACCTACGTGACCGGCAATCGTCACGCTGCGGTCGCAGGACCGATCTCTGTGAGTATCGGTCATCAGCGACCGGTCTGGCTCAGTTTCGATGTGCAGCCCTATATTCAGGGGCAGTCGCTCAAACTGAAACTACTCCGCACGCGTTTCACAATTCCACAGAACAACTGGTATGTCTCCGGACCGGCGGGGGTCTCCACGCGTGGCATCGGTATGACCGCCGAAAAAGTTTCCAGCGGTCTGATCGACGGCATCTATGGCAGCAAGGGCCGCATCGAAGCCGAAGTCAAAGCGATCGTGCCCGGCCTGGTGGATGAACTCGAAAAGCAGCTCAACTTCAGCGAAGCCAGCCAGGTCGTCGATGCCGTCTGGCCGCTGCCCGTCTATCATCCCCGCATCAAACTCTGGCCGCGCGAAGTGGTCACGGATATACAGGGCGTCTCGCTGAATTTCGGTCTGACCGTCGCTTCTCTGGATGCAACAAAGCCATCTGCAGGCGTTAAACAGATTAACGCTTTCGGGACGTCGGTGAACAAGATTCCGAAAGTCACCGAACTGCAGGTTGGTGTCGCGCCTGGCATCCTCAAACCGCTGACAGAAATGCTGGTTGAAGATGATGTCGCGCGGATTCCTGTGCTGGATATTCCCGGTCATTCCTTCGACCCACTGGCCGATGCCAAAACACTGCAACAGGTCTTCCCCGATCTGAAACAGTACGGCGACGACATCAAAATCTGGTCGGAACTCGTACTCACACGACCGATTCAGGTGGAAGACAGTAACAAACCGAAGTCGGCCAGCGACGATCCCTTCCGCTTCGTCGTTCCCCGGGCCGCGATCTCCATGGCGATTAAAAAATCGGCCGCCGATAAAAACTGGACTCCCTACGCCGAGTTCTCGCTTTCTCTGAGCCAGGACGTCGATCCCGAAATCTTCGATCAGAGCTTTTCCAAACGGGCCATTCGCCTCGACTGGGAAGGGGATTCACGCATTGGTGGCCTCGCCCGTTTTGCCCCGGACTACAAACCGCAGGACAAGAACATCGACCAGGCAAAACTGCGTTTGCTGGTCCAGGCGGCCTGGGATGGCTGGACGAAACAGGGCCCCGCTTCGGTCGCCGAAATCCCCGATATCGAACTCGGCTTTGGCCGCTATCGGATCCAGCAGGTCAAGTGGGCAGCCCCACAACTGCTGGCCACCTTCTCCGTACCCGAGCTGAAGATTACCAACAACACGAAACAGGAGATCGAATACGAACTCAAAAGCCCGTACAGTGACTGGGGCGGCCCTTACAAACTGAAGCCCGGCGATTCGCATGTGTTCGATGCCGCGATGCCGCTCACCTACCGGCGGAAAATTGACGGGCAAATGCATGTCTTCACGCTGGCCTCCGGTTCGCACTTTGAATTCCTGCCTGAAAAGGATCACCCGGAAGGCGTCCTGTATGAAGCTTCCGATAACTGA
- a CDS encoding tripartite tricarboxylate transporter substrate-binding protein, which produces MKPLFMVPLVVDSWYLPLHSKDSNSLHWQSCFLKYSLRKPSGTELMNQRAIIEVSVRYKSILLSLLLLLSGCAAESVDDYPDRPITVICPWSVGGATDRTSRQLAVFLEQELKVPVNVINATGGRGVTGHSRGLNARPDGYTLAIITGELNMLHWQDLTSLTWHDSEPIISLVDGAGAVFVKKDSPFQNAQELRDYVKQNPGKLTATGTAAGGIWHLALAGWLDFCGLNADDIKWIPMNGAGPSLQELASGGVDLVCCSLPEAKTLYESGQVRCLGVMADEPLAEFPNVPTFASQGMNWSISGWNGLAVPKGTPAPIVNKISTAVKKIIDGEITVQGKTFPETMRDAGLSTRYRANDEFAVFLESNDETLGKLLTSDAFRQMSSKGTGPLVFPGLLAVAMCVILGCLAVQKKVHALAPDVTKDTVTSQGVVNTVLVLLGIVAYQLFAERLGFVLTAGAILFLLLWKLGTRWWISALITLFLIPGIYSLFAQLLRVPLPRGIFGW; this is translated from the coding sequence ATGAAACCACTGTTCATGGTCCCGCTGGTCGTTGACAGCTGGTACCTTCCCCTGCATTCTAAAGATTCTAATTCACTGCACTGGCAGTCCTGTTTCCTGAAATATAGCCTGAGAAAGCCTTCTGGTACTGAACTGATGAATCAGCGCGCGATCATTGAAGTAAGTGTCCGGTACAAATCGATTCTGCTCAGCCTGCTCCTGTTGCTCAGCGGGTGTGCTGCGGAATCGGTCGATGATTATCCGGATCGGCCCATCACCGTCATCTGTCCCTGGTCCGTCGGCGGAGCCACCGACCGCACTTCGCGGCAACTGGCGGTCTTCCTCGAACAGGAACTCAAAGTTCCCGTCAATGTCATCAATGCCACCGGCGGGCGCGGTGTCACAGGACACAGTCGCGGCTTGAATGCCCGTCCGGACGGTTACACGCTGGCCATCATCACCGGCGAACTCAACATGCTCCACTGGCAGGATCTGACCTCTCTCACCTGGCACGACTCGGAACCCATCATCTCGCTTGTCGACGGAGCGGGGGCCGTGTTCGTGAAAAAAGATTCCCCCTTCCAGAACGCCCAGGAACTCCGCGACTACGTGAAACAGAATCCCGGCAAGCTGACCGCCACCGGTACCGCCGCCGGAGGGATCTGGCACCTGGCACTGGCCGGCTGGCTCGATTTCTGCGGACTGAACGCCGACGACATTAAATGGATTCCCATGAACGGCGCCGGTCCCTCCCTGCAGGAACTGGCCAGCGGCGGCGTCGATCTGGTCTGCTGCAGTCTGCCTGAAGCGAAAACGCTGTATGAATCCGGACAGGTCCGCTGCCTGGGCGTCATGGCCGACGAACCGCTGGCAGAATTCCCGAATGTCCCCACGTTCGCCTCGCAGGGAATGAACTGGAGCATCTCCGGCTGGAATGGCCTGGCGGTTCCGAAAGGAACTCCCGCACCGATCGTCAACAAAATCTCCACCGCCGTCAAAAAAATCATCGACGGCGAAATCACCGTGCAGGGCAAAACCTTTCCCGAAACCATGCGGGACGCCGGCTTGAGCACTCGCTACCGGGCCAACGATGAGTTCGCGGTCTTCCTGGAATCCAACGACGAAACGCTCGGAAAGCTTCTCACCAGCGATGCTTTTAGACAGATGTCCTCGAAGGGAACCGGTCCTCTGGTCTTTCCCGGCCTGCTGGCGGTTGCCATGTGTGTCATCCTCGGCTGTCTTGCCGTGCAAAAGAAAGTCCACGCACTGGCCCCCGATGTGACGAAAGACACGGTCACCTCACAAGGTGTTGTAAACACGGTGCTGGTTCTGCTGGGGATTGTCGCCTATCAGCTGTTCGCCGAAAGATTGGGCTTTGTGCTGACTGCCGGTGCGATCCTGTTCCTGTTGCTCTGGAAACTGGGGACCCGCTGGTGGATCAGTGCCCTGATTACATTGTTCCTGATTCCCGGGATTTATTCCCTGTTTGCCCAGCTGCTTCGCGTCCCACTCCCCCGGGGCATTTTCGGCTGGTAA
- a CDS encoding tripartite tricarboxylate transporter permease yields the protein MESTFITAIQNIATPEVLLVIFLSAVYGLFVGSIPGLTATMAVALLIPLTFYLDNLSAIAAIVTLEACSIFAGDIPTTLVRIPGTPSSAAYTDDAYALTRRGLHETSLGVSLVFSVFGGLFGALILIVAAPQLAKIAFQFTTYEYFWLYVLGLSCAAIVSTGSRLKGALALMIGLMFSTVGLSEVHSVPRFTFGFDELFTGINFIPAMIGLFGLSEVFRNTLTSKTDEAAEKLESATKEEDDHSLFRHLKPVFGGVLPHFWKRKFSWLRSSCIGSTIGMIPGAGADIAAWISYAVSKKFSKTPEEYGKGSLDAVGDATSANNSALAGAWIPALVLGIPGDSVTAIVIGVLLMKNITPGPEIFQNTEQLVLVHGIYLTFIVANLLLFPLGFLAIRSGSQLVRIPRRILMPMILMFCVVGAYSINGSYFDVWVMLGMGMLGFVLEVFDIPLGPVVLGIILGGQLEQSFIQNLTKDDSLLSFFNRPISAGLGLFCIALWLVPVIMPLLRKKWSSPA from the coding sequence ATGGAATCGACATTCATTACCGCGATACAGAACATAGCAACTCCTGAAGTCCTGCTGGTGATCTTCCTCTCGGCCGTCTATGGACTGTTTGTCGGTTCCATCCCCGGGCTGACCGCCACCATGGCCGTCGCGCTGCTGATCCCGTTGACCTTCTATCTGGATAACCTCTCTGCCATCGCCGCGATTGTGACTCTGGAAGCCTGCAGCATCTTTGCCGGCGACATCCCGACCACGCTGGTACGGATACCGGGGACCCCCTCGTCGGCCGCCTATACCGACGACGCTTATGCGCTCACCCGCCGCGGCCTGCATGAAACATCGCTCGGCGTGTCACTGGTCTTCAGTGTGTTCGGCGGACTGTTTGGCGCTTTGATATTAATCGTGGCGGCTCCGCAACTGGCGAAAATCGCCTTTCAATTTACCACCTACGAATACTTCTGGCTCTACGTGCTCGGCTTGAGCTGTGCTGCCATCGTCTCGACTGGCTCCCGACTCAAAGGAGCCCTGGCCCTGATGATCGGCCTGATGTTCTCCACCGTCGGTTTGAGCGAAGTCCACAGTGTGCCCCGCTTCACCTTCGGCTTCGACGAACTGTTTACCGGCATCAATTTCATTCCCGCGATGATTGGTCTGTTCGGTCTGTCTGAAGTCTTCCGGAATACACTGACCTCCAAGACCGACGAAGCCGCCGAAAAGCTGGAGTCAGCCACGAAAGAGGAAGACGATCATTCACTGTTCCGACATTTAAAGCCCGTCTTCGGGGGCGTGCTGCCCCATTTCTGGAAACGCAAATTCAGCTGGCTCCGTTCCAGCTGCATCGGCTCGACCATCGGCATGATTCCCGGCGCCGGTGCCGATATCGCAGCCTGGATTTCGTACGCAGTCTCCAAAAAGTTCTCCAAAACACCCGAAGAGTACGGTAAAGGTTCCCTCGATGCCGTTGGCGATGCGACCAGTGCCAACAACTCCGCACTCGCCGGGGCTTGGATCCCCGCCCTTGTACTGGGTATTCCCGGCGACTCGGTCACTGCGATCGTGATCGGCGTGCTGCTGATGAAGAACATCACCCCCGGGCCGGAGATCTTTCAGAACACCGAACAGCTGGTGCTCGTACACGGCATTTACCTCACCTTTATCGTCGCGAACCTGCTCTTATTTCCGCTCGGTTTTCTGGCGATTCGCAGTGGCTCGCAACTGGTGCGCATCCCCCGCCGGATTCTGATGCCGATGATACTGATGTTTTGTGTCGTCGGAGCTTACTCGATCAACGGCAGTTATTTCGATGTCTGGGTCATGCTGGGGATGGGGATGCTCGGTTTTGTCCTGGAAGTGTTTGACATTCCGCTCGGCCCGGTCGTGCTGGGCATCATCTTGGGCGGTCAGCTGGAACAGTCATTTATCCAGAACCTGACCAAGGACGACAGTCTGCTCTCCTTCTTCAATCGACCGATCTCAGCAGGACTCGGACTGTTCTGCATCGCCCTCTGGCTCGTGCCGGTCATCATGCCCCTGCTACGGAAAAAATGGTCAAGCCCCGCCTGA
- a CDS encoding YHYH protein: protein MRLLTLCCLVTLSSAIPLFGYPPPGFGPPGFGSSNSSATNQVKVVVKGKYRYIYSNGIPDHQPGQFPNRNNPNTIRPQHYEFRVTMEPKMSRNPTPVGHSLFGVAANGVVFDAETAEFWNRNRSSGWNYEAKSGKINLGLDQSNAHVQPTGSYHYHGLPTGLIQKQGKAGEVTLIGVAADGFPIYAQYGYSDAEDAESKVRKMKSSYQIKKGNRPSGPRGKYDGTFVADYEFVAEAGDLDECNGRFGVTPEYPEGIYHYYITEDFPYIPRQWRGTPDPSFMKRGPGPGGRGRRGFGPPPFGGPPPGFGQRQGFGQSQGSGRSFNN from the coding sequence ATGCGACTGCTTACACTTTGCTGCCTCGTGACTCTCAGTAGTGCCATTCCGCTGTTTGGATATCCACCTCCGGGGTTCGGACCGCCCGGTTTCGGTTCTTCCAACTCCAGTGCTACAAACCAGGTGAAGGTGGTCGTCAAAGGGAAATACCGCTACATCTACTCCAACGGCATTCCCGATCATCAGCCGGGCCAGTTTCCGAACCGGAACAACCCGAACACGATCCGCCCGCAGCATTACGAGTTCCGTGTGACGATGGAACCGAAGATGTCCCGGAACCCGACACCTGTGGGCCATTCCCTGTTTGGGGTTGCCGCCAATGGGGTCGTGTTCGATGCGGAGACGGCCGAGTTCTGGAACCGGAACCGCAGTTCAGGCTGGAACTATGAAGCGAAGTCAGGCAAGATCAATCTGGGCCTGGACCAGAGCAACGCGCATGTTCAGCCGACCGGCAGTTATCACTATCATGGGCTGCCGACCGGCCTGATTCAGAAACAGGGCAAAGCGGGCGAAGTCACCCTGATCGGCGTGGCTGCAGATGGCTTCCCGATTTATGCCCAGTATGGATACAGCGATGCTGAAGACGCCGAGAGCAAAGTCCGGAAAATGAAATCCAGCTATCAGATCAAAAAGGGGAACCGCCCAAGCGGCCCCCGGGGAAAGTATGACGGGACGTTTGTGGCTGACTACGAATTTGTCGCGGAGGCGGGCGATCTGGATGAATGCAACGGTCGTTTCGGCGTGACCCCCGAATACCCGGAAGGGATTTACCACTATTACATCACCGAAGATTTTCCGTATATCCCCCGTCAGTGGCGGGGGACTCCGGATCCCAGTTTTATGAAACGCGGTCCGGGACCGGGAGGCCGCGGACGACGCGGATTCGGTCCGCCCCCTTTCGGTGGTCCGCCGCCTGGGTTTGGACAACGACAGGGATTCGGACAGAGCCAGGGATCGGGGCGCAGTTTCAACAACTGA
- a CDS encoding NADH-quinone oxidoreductase subunit K, producing MILSQATAVLHQNLMVGIILIAVGFLGMLLQRNRLATVFSLLIWLQGAGLLLAAFGHYQDSRAQSVYFLLLLLFVMIPAVTLAALSVLKPSQGTAEDTAPESISPDEKGAQTGG from the coding sequence ATGATTCTCTCGCAGGCCACCGCCGTGTTACATCAGAATCTGATGGTCGGAATCATCCTGATCGCCGTTGGTTTTCTGGGAATGCTGCTGCAGCGGAACCGGCTGGCCACCGTGTTTTCCCTGTTGATCTGGCTGCAGGGAGCAGGTTTGTTGCTGGCCGCGTTCGGCCATTATCAGGATTCCCGCGCTCAGAGTGTTTACTTTCTCCTGCTCCTGCTCTTCGTGATGATTCCGGCTGTCACGCTGGCCGCGCTGAGTGTGCTGAAACCATCACAGGGAACAGCGGAAGACACCGCACCAGAGTCGATCTCCCCTGACGAAAAGGGGGCACAGACGGGTGGATAA